From the Vespa velutina chromosome 5, iVesVel2.1, whole genome shotgun sequence genome, the window GCTGCTTATTTCACAGCTATATTCCCTTATGTTGTTATGCTCATACTGTTCATCAGAGCTGTTACATTGAATGGCTCAGCCAATggtatactttattttattactccCGATTGGAATAAATTATGGACGTCCAGTATATGGTACAATGCAGTGgcacaatgttttttttcattgaccGTCTGTTTTGGCGCTGTTGTCATGTTTGCATCTCACAATAAGATTGATCATAACATTTATAGGTCAGTATCGTTTAACATCAATTTTTTGATAAGAGTAATTCCATCGTGCTTCGAGAATGGATAATATCGGTATACTGATTGATCGAtaaaactcttttttttcttcttttttattaaccgTTACTTTAAGGGGTAGTATGATTGTTCATAAAATGATtgttaatgattaatttataaattattaaaggattccgtgatgaaatatttgacaatcagataaattattttctgacatttattcaatataaaattaattatttttagagaTGCAATGATAGTGACAACACTAGATACCTTTACCAGTTTTTTAGCAGGCTGTACGATATTTGGTATTCTTGGTAATTTAAGCTATGAATTAGAAGCTAAAAATATTGGTACAGTAGTACGCGGTGGAACAGGATTGGCATTCATTTCTTATCCAGAAACAATCGTCAAGTTCGATTTTCTACCACAATTCTTCGCTGTTGTCTTCTTCGTAATGATTTTTGTTCTTGGAATTGGCAGCCAAGTTGGACTTACTTCAAGCATAATATCGATCATCAATGATCAATTTCCAAAATGGAAACAATGGCATATTGCGGCTGGAACATGCTTCCTAGAGTTTCTTATTGGATTACTTTACGTTACTCCGGtaatatcatgaaaaaaaagaatctttcatttttttattgattttttttatgagttttttctttttgacaatattgtaaataaaaagattttcaatttaaaagattcttcgattttgttaatttttaatttttgtttgcttttctattttactttttctttcttttttgttttttcaattaGGGTGGACAATACATGGTAACCTTCATAGATTATTATGCCACATCGTTTCTTGCATTCATACCAGCCATTTTTGAAATGATCGCTGTATCTTGGTGTTACGGTAagtgttttataataaatgattaaattattgcattttcgtttaaatgataaaatgaattgtgttatgaaaaactttttataggaataaataattttctcgacGACATTGAATTTATGCTAAATCGAAGATTGTCGATTTTTTGGAAAGTCTGTTGGAGTTTTTTAACTCCTGCGATAATTAcagtgatttttatttataatatgattaatttgGAATTATTAACTTacaacaattttaattatcctGACATAGCTTatggtaaatatttaatatatacatatatattaattttttttgttatttagcTGGTTgcttttttatgttattagttaattattaatattatttaatataactgtttatttttttagttgTTGGttggattcttttttctattgctGTTTTGCAAATACCTTTATGGATATTAATCGccatatttaaaaagagacaTTTACCTTTTCTTGAGGTAGAACACGATgaagtatatttaaattattttatgaaatatgtataatttttattatatatatatttttctttttttttttaaagatgatTTCCCAACCATTTAGACCTTCAAAATATTGGTGTCCAATGAACGAAGAGACGAGAAGAAGATGGTTAGAATTTAAAGAACATCGgcgaaaaatgaaagaagaggaaagcgaaaatgagaatgaaaatattttttataaattattcaaatctATTACTTGTCGGTAgtattgaaatgaaatgaaaattttttttggtttcttttttttctctctgttgttaattattataacatgaaatttcatcttcttatttatcgattagaatttaattcattgattttaataagtgtgttaataatttttttcttgattttagtgttattaataaaaagaaaaaacgacatTAATTTGTGATTgattttacatatgtatgaagTGTGTATTTTTATTTGGCTTCGAATATTAGATTTGTACATTAATtctaacaatataaaataaaatatttatactagGAATGGAATATTagattatgttattaattctaacgatataaaataaaataaagaattaaataaatagctTCTACATTATCGATTTACGATTAGACAATTTTtagaatgatataaatttttttttaaatttaagtagcagaaattagatatataatatataatataatttaaatgctttaagaatataaaacaaaacaaacatataattaaataaacgattttatttaattatattttatcaattatcaatTCATTATTACACcaatttaataatcaaaatacaatgaaatacaaatgaaaaacaaattggaatcaatataatcgttataaacaaaaacaaatatttcaaagttgaAAAACGaattcctattttttcttttttttttcttaagtataattaacaatttattttttcttttaataattttttaagtattttttttatcatcataaaatatttaatcgaaaatgaaaaagtgtaTGAGAAAAGCCTGCTGGTGAGATAAGCAATCatctctaatatatatatatagatatagatatatatatacatatatataatatatacatcaacctcaataaaaaaagtatgtaCATTAAATACACACAATCTACTATATAGCCTTTTGGAAGATTTATCGATCATAAGGAAATGACATCGATTGGACATATTGATAAAGTCATACAGTTATCTgggttttatataatttaggATCTTCAAGacttaaatatctatttaatagCTTTTCTgttatcttctttccttttttctttgctacaaatatttataccgATAGATACTTAATATctctttatcgttatagttatagataatatttcatatattatataaaagcattttgatatcgatatttcattGTAACATCTTCCCAATAGTTTCTTATTCGTGTGCAGACAACAGCCGTATTAGAACGtttcaattagaaaaaattaaatttattaaggTTTTTTCTGTCAGTTTtttgaaatgttaaaaaatacgGTGAGTTATGACGGATTTTAAAATGGTTGACGtttataaagttatttataaaagagaaaataaacttttagctcaataaataaaagttgaatgtttttcgttttaatctcATGTTGTAAGTCATCGAATAATGACGTCATCGTTTGAAgtctttttttataacgaacaTATATGGTATGTTCGCATCTAAAGAGAGACTTATATAGCAATAAATTTTACGACCGTCGATAAACAGTGTTCAACGATGAGATTTAATTGCCGGAAAGTTATTcgtgatattatcgttaacgtgTTCTACGTACTCCATGATCGTTGAGtcaacgaaataatataatcagagaaagagaaatggggagagagggagagagagagagagagagagagagagagagagagagagagagaatgtgtgagagagagagagagaaagagagaaagagaatggaaaaattttacttaaaaagtaaattataaataattacattaaataattataaattataaataacaacacaataattatatcgcGCAATGAGTgaataaatttcgataatttaaaaataaacaacaaaaataattctattctttttttaatggttATCTttgtaatccttttttttttcaggaaaaTGGAAACCACGAAGCGAGTTATGATAACCCAACGTTTGAAATTACTAACGAAAGAAACATTCGAAAATTTAGTAATGATCAAAACAAATCTCGAGAATTAGAGGATTTAGAACAAtcgcaagagaaagaaactcaAGGATCTTGGAACAATagtattgaatttttaatgtcTTGTATTGCTATGTCGGTCGGTTTTGGTAATATCTGGAGATTTCCATTTACTGCTTATAAAAATGGTGGTGGTGCATTTTTAATACCATATGTAATTCTGCTCTTTCTTGTTGGTaaaccattttattttttggaaATGATAATGGGACAATTTTCTGGACGTTCCTCGATTCGTGTTTGGAATGTTTCACCTGCTTTTGTTGGTATCTaaccattatttatttttttcttataaagatatattatcatattatttatatattgtaaaatatatatatatatatatacattcatactaaataatattttagtaCTATAGTATCATAGTatcaataattgtatatatttaattattataatataaaataatataatttattagaaataagaataatattatttaatattaaataataattaataaaaattattaataatatattgtgtTTTAAGGGGTTGGCTGGGCTCAGTTCTCTTCAACGATCATTTTAGCGACTTATTATAGTTCGTTAATGGCATTAACTCTTTACTATTTGATCGCATCATTTTCCATTGAATTACCTTGGGCAAAGTGTCTTGAAGAATGGGAACCATATTGTATCGATTCGTccaggaagaagaaatatagtaTGATGATCAATGATACATCATTTTCAAAGGAATATCACTACTTCAATAAACTCAACCATACTGTGGATAATCCAATTTACCGAAGCTCTGCTGAACTTTACTTTTTGtgagtactttttttttcgtatattctAATTaagtataatgaaaaaataattttagcaattatttaataattattttaacaaaaaattattttcaacgaaatattatttcaatgaaaattagtttaacaaaagtttatttttatgaaaattattttaacaaaaaattataataactaattttattaaaaaaataaaagaaaataataaaaaatcattattgatattagaAACACAGTATTACACGACAAAGACAACATCGACGATGGAATTGGTTTACCAGATTGGAAGTTAACACTTTGTCTGTTTGGGTGTTGGGCTTCAGTTTGCATAGTCATTTTCCAAGGTGCCAAAAGTACAGGGAAGGCATCTTATTTTCTAGCGATTTttccttatattattttaatagcgTTGCTAATACGTGCTGTAACATTGAATGGTGCTGCCAatggtatattattttttattacccCACAATGGGATATGCTGTTAAAACCTAAGGTTTGGTACGCTGCAGTTACccaatgtttcttttctttatccgtATGTTTTGGTGCTATCGTCACTTATTCGACAAACAATGAATTTAAACATAACATTTACAGGTACGTTGTAATttgtataatcttttttataatcgggtgttctttaataattcaataatattgtaattttaaatataaatatatcgaataaattactGAAACATTAATTCATTGGCTTATTGccaataaaaacttttaagaggaaaaaatattattagaaaaattatttaaaaaatgtcgaTATCACTCGTTGACTAATAccgaaatacaattttttttttataacaattaaatatctttgttatgaaacattttttccCGCAAGAACAGAGATGCAATGATCATTACGACATTGGACACTATCACCAGCATGATCGCGGGCTGTGCAATCTTTGGAATTCTCGGCAACCTTGCCTACGAAATGGATATTAAGGATATAGGCACAGTGGTAAAAGATGGCACTGGTCTGGCGTTCATTTCCTATCCCGATGCAATAGCTAAATTCGAATTTTTACCTCAGGTAAATTTTTTGAAGTTTTAGTGTTAATTTACGTTAGTAACgtaaagacaaataaaaagacctcaatatttatctataataattttttttttgtaaatccagtaaaaaaaaaaaaaggaaaaaaaaaatcaatattcaaTGTCGTCGTTGCAGTTATTTTCCGTTCTCTTCTTTGTCATGATGTTTGTTCTTGGAATTGGTAGTTCTGTGGGTATGACATCGAGTCTTTACGTAATCCTGAATGAACAATTTCCGAATCTGAAAACTTGGCAAATTGTTTTGCCATTGTGTTCTCTTGGATTTTTAATTGGAATAATATACGTCACGCcggtataaataatttctcttaatCTTATCTAAAGATcacgatcaatttttttttcttttaatggtTTTGTCTATCTTCAGGGTGGACAATGGGTTCTTGTTTTAGCTGATTATTATGGTACTTCCTTTGTTGTGTTCATTTTAGCTACGTTTGAGATGATTGGTATCATTCATGTATATGGTGAGTCTAAAGACAACTTTGTATTtagttaattttaatattatttagttatatatatatatatatatatatatatataaatttatataacattatatatatacgaatttatttttatttatatcgtaaatatataattatatatattaaatatacatatataagaattgaaataatgtaacaaataattcaatgttttaatataatttttaattaaataaaatgttttaataaaatttttaattatacttaattaattaattatttaattaaatatacacacaggattcgaaaatttcattgatgaCATAGAATTCATGTTAGACATGAAAGCAAGTATGTTTTGGAAAATTTGTTGGTTCATAATAACGCCCGTTACATTgatcatcattttcttctatacCGTCGCAAATCTCTCGCCTTTGGTTTATGCTGGCAAAACTTTTCCAACAGCCGCTCATGCGGCTGgtataataatactttgtaTTGGTGTACTACAAATACCAATTTGGATGCTGTTGACTATATTAAAGAACAGGAATTTGCCATTAAAAGAGGTATACTCTTAATTGTTTTTGatctgaaaaaaattcttttatagacatttttatgatgatataattttgaaagacgataaataattaaaaataaatggaatctATTTTAGATGGAATCTATGATAAAGATGCGATAAGATTAATTTGAATACTTACTAATTTTCATATCaggaacaaatttatatatatatatatatatatatatatatatatatatatgtatatgtatataaatatatacatatatatatacacacacacacacacacacacacacatatatacatcgtaTTTTTGAAgttttattccattttcaattatgttacttcgtattaaaaatttttaatatatattaataagtatgtatattaactacttataattatatttacaattgatatatatagtaaaattgTACTACAGTATGAGTAACatcttaatatatatcatatttttatttttttaattataaattgcgaactaaaaatttaatttttttttttatctatttatttaatacaatacatatagtAGTATGatataatagtatttaatataattatattgtattatatgcaacattataattaataatattacgttgtaataaatcataattatatagtatatccaaaatgttatataatattaattattatattacataatataatattatatgaatactaacaataagtaATACTTTCacataatacaattttttttctaaacataaAGAAGAtttactaatatttatatacatttacaatttaagtaaactatatttctttttttttacagatgaTTACAAAAGCTTTCCAACCAACGTCCCAATGGGGaccgaaagaaatgaattatcgAAGAGAATGGTTaatgtttaaagaaaaaaaaatggagattAGAAATAGGAGAAAACAATCAAGATTGTTGCAAATAATTCGAATTGTTTTCAGTTTAGAAGTAAGATAGACAtttctttgttaaaaaaaaaaaattaacataaaaaattgtatatatgttcAAGAATAACTcaaaaacgatataataattaatatatatatatatatataaatcttgatattgtatataataaataaattgctatcgcaaaaatgacaataattataatcaaaaaagttaatgaacaattaaaatcatttattatgaaggaagaaaactaTTTCTCCGCAATCAAATACTGTCAGttgtatttttgatttaaataaaaactttatattgattataatattgatacagttacaaataataataattgttcttttttcttttcgttcctttttctttttcattgtctACCAAAcaaaaatcgaattaatttcgatcgtccaatattagaatttcttttcaattctttgaaatctttccattctttatatttttttttattttttggtcCCCAATCATCTTTCGACATAAATGCCTACAAAATTACCGTATTATATCACcgcattagaaatatattaaaaattttaacaatgatacataaatattataaaaaaaaatttacttacaaCAGACAATgatgtatttttattgtttataattgCAATAATCATCCATATAGGAAGTTGTGCTGAACCAAAAATTAGAAGTATCCAACCAGCagctaaaaattaaaaaaaagaaacacccgcttcacaaaaaagaaagaaacaaaacaaagtaCAATATCATAAttctaatgttttttttcaaatttaaaaaattgtaacgaaagagaaaaataaatgtaccgTACGCAGCATCAGGATAATACTCATCGTTATAGGTCAACGGTGTCATactaattagaaaatatattagaataacAAGCAAAGATATCGGCGTCAAAATACCCCAACAAAATCTCCAATAAAAAGATGGTCTCGTACCGCACATAAATTCGATGtcatcaatgaaattatcgatacctgaaagaatgtaaaatgaaagaaaacaatgaacCCTCaccaattaaaaataattggacTCATATCACTAAAAGATAACAGTATTCGTAAGGcacaatatacaataattatacaatataattataccgTATATCCATGATATCGCAATTACTTCGAACGATGCAAGTATGACTATAATAAACGTTCCgcaaaaataatcaattaagtTGAGGATATATTGTCCACCCTgcagagaaaaataaatatgacagATACTGAGGATGGGCCAAAAATGTGTTCAACTAGGTGAGTCAAAAGTAAAAGTtcttagatataattaaaaattaattattgatccTTTTTCGTTACTTGTCAAGCTGATTTTTTCTtcggataaatataattctaattgatttttaatatcacttaGGAACTTTTTTTCGATCCAAccgttatattaataaaatagaaataaattaaataattaatttcaaataatatatgccACTTACTGGAGTACAATAAATGATGCTAACCAGAAAGCTAATGAAACAGAAGCAAGCAGATATCTTCCATTGACTGATATGAGGAAATTGATCCTTAATAATACTGATTATGACATTACTAAAGGCAACTATCGTACCGATGCCTAAGACAAAGAgcattagaaagaaaagaacagagaaaagTTGTTGAGCGGTCGTGAACTTGGCTAATGCTTCAGGATATGAAATAAATGCCAAACCAGTTCCAGCTCTTACTACGTTACTGATATCATCGCTACCAATTTCGTAAGCTAGATTGCCTAATATACCAAATATTGTGGTACCAGCCATTAAACTGGTACAGAGATCCATTGTGGTCACTATCATGCAATCTctgttgataaaataaatgatatattaaaaatattgcaacGATTTAAACTATCGTGTATCGAATGGTCTATACTCATGGATCAATTTTCATGATGTAATTTAAAACAGGTATTGCAATGTTATTTTTCTAgttttgtatattaattttattgatatatctttaagatatatatatatatatatatatatatatataattattattatcaataaaatctatatgcaatatattatactataattttaaataaatattatatcatataataattatataataataatatagatcgatgaattgataaatgaatagatagatagaatcgatatgtacaatatttatatttatgtatcaaTACATACAggtatatgtaagtacataggcataaacacgtatatatataaagtccATTGTTATATGTAACATAAATTTCCGAAAGTATATTATTCAATGCACAATAGTTTACGTaatcttagaaaaatatatatcgaatcgTTAGATGTATGAGTCAAAACTGATTATAGTAATTTCACCTACCTCGATACGTTATGATCAAAGTTATTATAAGACGAATACATGGTGACGGCACCGAAACAAAcgccaagagaaaaaaatgattgtgTAACAGCTGCATACCAGACCGATGGATCAAAGATTTTATTCCACGTTGgttcgaataaaaagattataccGTTAACGGCACCATTCAAAGTTACACCTCTTATCAATAGGCAAATCATAATGATGTAAGGAAACAAAGCTAAAAAATAAGAGACCTTTCCACTACTTTTTACACCTTTCGATATTACaccaa encodes:
- the LOC124949234 gene encoding sodium-dependent nutrient amino acid transporter 1-like isoform X2; this encodes MTVLVSDQTEKERAQWGSELQFLMSCVAFSVGLGNIWRFPYTAYENGGGAFLIPYIIVLFIIGKPLYYMEMILGQFSSRSCIDIWSLSPAFKGIGYGVTVSVFGVVTYYSALMALIMYYLIASFQSVLPWSYCWDDWGDICLDTTLTTNQTNNSNKSSSAELYFRKVVLNETNIDNGLGTPSWKLVLSLLASWLFIFGVISKGVKSSGKVSYFLALFPYIIMICLLIRGVTLNGAVNGIIFLFEPTWNKIFDPSVWYAAVTQSFFSLGVCFGAVTMYSSYNNFDHNVSRDCMIVTTMDLCTSLMAGTTIFGILGNLAYEIGSDDISNVVRAGTGLAFISYPEALAKFTTAQQLFSVLFFLMLFVLGIGTIVAFSNVIISIIKDQFPHISQWKISACFCFISFLVSIIYCTPGGQYILNLIDYFCGTFIIVILASFEVIAISWIYGIDNFIDDIEFMCGTRPSFYWRFCWGILTPISLLVILIYFLISMTPLTYNDEYYPDAAYAAGWILLIFGSAQLPIWMIIAIINNKNTSLSVAFMSKDDWGPKNKKKYKEWKDFKELKRNSNIGRSKLIRFLFGRQ
- the LOC124949234 gene encoding sodium-dependent nutrient amino acid transporter 1-like isoform X1; its protein translation is MQHSKPKSNDIDNERTSGIYTLSVVSDNRNNLDIGTSMTVLVSDQTEKERAQWGSELQFLMSCVAFSVGLGNIWRFPYTAYENGGGAFLIPYIIVLFIIGKPLYYMEMILGQFSSRSCIDIWSLSPAFKGIGYGVTVSVFGVVTYYSALMALIMYYLIASFQSVLPWSYCWDDWGDICLDTTLTTNQTNNSNKSSSAELYFRKVVLNETNIDNGLGTPSWKLVLSLLASWLFIFGVISKGVKSSGKVSYFLALFPYIIMICLLIRGVTLNGAVNGIIFLFEPTWNKIFDPSVWYAAVTQSFFSLGVCFGAVTMYSSYNNFDHNVSRDCMIVTTMDLCTSLMAGTTIFGILGNLAYEIGSDDISNVVRAGTGLAFISYPEALAKFTTAQQLFSVLFFLMLFVLGIGTIVAFSNVIISIIKDQFPHISQWKISACFCFISFLVSIIYCTPGGQYILNLIDYFCGTFIIVILASFEVIAISWIYGIDNFIDDIEFMCGTRPSFYWRFCWGILTPISLLVILIYFLISMTPLTYNDEYYPDAAYAAGWILLIFGSAQLPIWMIIAIINNKNTSLSVAFMSKDDWGPKNKKKYKEWKDFKELKRNSNIGRSKLIRFLFGRQ